ATACCTGTATGAACATCCAAGAATACACAGTGCCCAAGATACATACAAATTTGGAATCTCCTCCAGGGTGGCCAATAGTGTCAGCCATTAGATCAATACTTCAGCCAATTGCAATCTTCTTGGACACAGTACTACAACCCATGGTCCAAAATATGGATACAATTACCTTGGATTCATCCACCATGATAAAATTGTTGAACAACCTGAGTGTTACTGAAGAAATATGGCTGGTAACCTTAGACGTTACTAGCCTTTACACAGTTATCCCGCATAGAGAGGGTATGAACTTAATTCGTAGACAATTGAGGAAATATCCCTACATAGAGCCACCAGAGGATATGATCCTGGAACTATTACGCATGCGCCTTGAGTataactattttcgatttgaacaAAAATACTGTCTACAAATAGCcggaacagccatggggtcaaatgtggccctggCGTATGTGAACTTGTACATGGCTGATTTTGAGACTATAGGCACCCAGGCGTTCAACGACAGCAGAGTCatgatgtataaaagatacatcaaTGACGTGTTTGTACTGTGGAGGGGAACAGAGGATGAGCTGGAAACATGGTTCAAAGAGCTAAACTCAGTCCAAACCGATCTAAAGTTCAAAATGGAAAAAAAGTCAAAATCAAATAGCCTTTTTGGACTTGAGAATCTATAAAAACCATGGAAAATTGATGACCCTTCTGTATCGCAAGAGTACGGATAAAAACTCCTTATTACAACATCTCAAATGAAAAGGGTTATCTGAAACAACACAGATCCAGAGAACAATTTGAAACAACTCCAGGAGCTAGAGCAGCAATTCAGCAGGAGAGGATACAGCAAAAAGATGCTGATGGAAAGCAGAAGCAAAATCAAAGAGGAAAGGGTAGATTGTTAAATATTAGCCTGGACTTTGCATTGTTGTATTTAGTTACCATCATTTCTGGTTCATCTACTTAATACAATTTCCAATATTTTGAAAAATAGGTACACATATGCATAAGATAACTGCACTCTCAGTATAAGTGTAATGCTCAAGGAAATATATTGATTATTTTGCTGTCTATCTTTTCTATATTATGTTATAGCATAGTCTAGACTCAAAATAATTTTGACATATGAATCGTATAGGAGCTATAATTATGCCCACTAATGAGAGTATATTAATATTACGGTGATATGTCATTTTATAGCCTAATAGGTTATATGTATTCTGgtctcaatatttttatttttataaaatgctgTTTAAATTGTTATGTATAACTGATAATAACACTCAATCCCTTCTCTATTTGCTTTTAATAGTTCACAAGACTGCAGTATCCTGACAGGCGCCTGCGAGTATGGCGTCCCGGTTACTATGACGACCAACACACGCCGGCTTGTAACACGTGGGTGATAAAGACGTGACGTAATTTCTGGAACACCAACTGCAACGCCGAGGACTGAGTCTAAGGGTGGTGGGTATAAGTAAGTATAGATGCACTGTTATCATTTGTAatcttgtctgaggacgggggttacCCCAAAACGTTACAGGTTTAAATAAATATCCTTTTGTTAAGACCAAGTGAGTGCTGCATTGAATATTGACTCATATCTATTACAACACCTGTATGCATCTTGGGCAAAAATACTGGCTGCATTACAGCATAACGGCAGCGGAAATAGGAGTGCTTTATCCTCTTCActaatactataaatatatatatacaatcagtgTACGACCCTCCCTTAGTATCCTGATTCAGTACTTTTCCTTCCATTGTCATCAATAATaagaaattatcggctagattacgagttttgcagtatgagtaaaaaagcagcgttaaggctcataacgctgctttttcactaccgctgctattacgagttttgcaggtttaggggcaccacacacttttttggccttaacgcaaattaactaacgcaatttgcgtaaagtcttttttcaatgggacttccatagcgctgatattacaagctttttctgggaggtcaaaaagtgagcggtatagcctatcccccaagatttgtaacgcaatctaaagtcagtagttatgtgctacaaagcagccaataggattgcatcagtcaatatgattttttcacctataattccgattggctaatagaattctatcagccaattggaaattcaagggacgccatcttggatgatgtaatttaaaggaaccttcattcagcaagaagatgtcgattgaagaagatgctctgcgccagatgtcttgaagatagagccgctctgcgccggatggatgaagatagaagatgtcgactggatgaagacttctgcggacttggatgaggacttctgccgcttcgttgaggatgtcgggtcttcaaaactgtaagtggatcttcgggggttagtgttaggcatttttaagggtttattgggtgggttttaattttagattaagggtttgggcaactgaaaaagagctaaatgcccttttaaaggcaatgcccatccaaatgcccttttcagggaaatggggagcttaggtttttttagttagtattttatttgtggggttggttgtgtgggtggtgggttttactgttggggggtgtttgtatttttttacaggtaaaagagctgatttctttggggcaatgccccgcaaaaggcccttttaagggctatcggtagtttagtttagggggtttttttattttgggggggcttttttattttgatagggctattagattaggtgtaattagtttaaatatctgataatttcttttttaattttgtgtaatttagtgtttgtttgtttttgtaatttaggtaattgtatttaatttaggtaatttatttaattgtattgtaaggttaggttttattgtaaggcaggttaggttttattttacaggtaaatttgtatttattttagctaggtagttagtaaatagttaataactatttagtaactattctacctagtaaaaataaatacaaacttgcctgtgaaataaaaataaaacctaagctagctacaatgtaactattagttatattgtagctagcttagggtttattttacaggtaagtatttatttttaaaatacaaattatttagttattaatagcaggttttatttagatttcttttaattatatttaagttagggggtgttagggttagacttaggtttaagggttactaaatttagtatagtggcggcgacgctgggggcggcagattaggggttaataaattaagttaggtggcggcgatgtaaggggcgtcagattaggggttaataatatttaactagtgtttgcgattcaggagtgctgcggtttaggggttaatatgtttattatagtgacagcgatgtccagagcggcagattaggggttaataagtataatgtaggtgtctgcaatgtcgggggcagcagattaggggttaataagtgtaagattaggggtgtttagactcgggttcatgttagggtgttaggtgtaaacataaaatgtgtttccccataggaatcaatggggctgcgttactgagctttacgctgttttattgctggtgttagactttttttcagctggctctccccattgatgtctatggggaaatcgtgcacaagcacgtaaaaccagctcaccgctgacttaagcagcgctggtattggagtgcggtattgagctcaattttcctctacgctcacttcttgcctgttaatgccgggtttatgaaaacctctaataccagcactgtaggtaagtgagcggtgacgtgcaagttagcaccgcacccctcataatgcaaaactcgtaatttagcagaTTATTTCCAAATCTATATTTAGGAATTTATCATTTGGGAGGTTCTCAAAACTACAGCTTTCATATTAACCTAATTCTCACAAATTCTTGAGAATGCTCCAATAAGATAGTTATTATGTAGTTGTCTAGAGTGGGGACTATActattttcatatttaaatattaTGAGGTCTTAGTCATTAAAACCTATTCTTACATGTCAGCAAAAACACTTAACTCTTCCTCAACTCTCCAGAGCCAAACATATAATACTCTATGTATAGTAAAACCTCAAGATACTCATTATTGTTTATGTCTAACCATTAcccttgtttatatttatttatttatatttatatatcagaaAATGCTAAATAAAATGCAGTCACTAAGAGGTAAAGAACTACTAGGAAAGTTATTTGCATAACATTTTTCCTAGTTCTGTTGCTAATATCTGACTTAGTTAATCAAAAACTTGTATAAATGCAGGAAGAATAAATGTGTCTGATTTACAACCTCATATTTTCTCATAAGAAGAAAAAAATCACAGAGGAAATCCTCATTACAGTGCAACAGCACATTACAGATACCAGTGGAAACCCCTGTGCATGCAGAGGTCCCTATAAAATAATGGGTCAGGACACAAGCATCTCACAACACTCACCTGCAATTCTTTCATCACATAGAGAAGGAGCACAAGacgcacaatgagtttgctaacaatGGTAAGTATTAATATCACTGTATTCTATGTAACGTCAGATTCTGAAATGACACACTGATGTGTATGTACGACAGTAGTTATTGAATAACAAAATATCAAACTCTGCAATCCAAGTTGAGGATAAAGTATCTTGTGGTATTGATTCTGAAGAGGATAGAGGAAATCTATCCCAGAGTTACTCACAGTTTTAAATTTCAATCTACACTACTTTTAGTTTTCTATGAATAAAAtaatgatatctatctatctatctgtctggctGTCTGTCTAATTATCTATCTTTatgttgtctgtctgtctatttttaTTTCTCTATCTATCCACCTCTGTCTATGttaaaaacagattattttttaaggtaataattgctaaatatatatttttgttttatttttattatgattattattattatggcatCTATATTCATATACtaacatatattttcatatactaCACATGGATGTTTAATTTATTAATCATTTGAAATTGAATAGTGTCCTGTTAATATAAGTATTTCAATGACtataaaatacttttttctttttatttataattttgtattAATAAACTCATGATTAGAATTATAGGGAGCTGGACAATGCTAatgagtatttattttcttttttcagtttcACATCCCATTGTTACTGGTTATGCTGGGAGCCAGTATAACAGTGTCTGTCTATGGTGTAGATCTGCATCATCTCAACAAAGGATGCCCACCCAGAAGCATGGCATTTCCACCAGTAGTGCGGGTCAGCCTGAATATCAGCGGACAAGTCCAGAATGTAGCAAATGACATCCGAAAACGCTCCACCTCACCCTGGGATTACAGGTAACATTTATATATTGTCTGTTGATGAAACAattataattttaatgaattaatttaTGCATgttgtaatatataaaaatatataaagagatataaatataaataaaacagagaaGAGGTACAGCACTGCAGAGACAAAATGCAAAGTTCTTTTGCTGAGTGCATGAGGACTAGCAGGGTCCTGTAAACCCCATTTTTATCCAATTTGAAAAATAGAGAAATCCCAGCACTGTTTCATCAAGGTAAATCCTTTATTGAGGTTAAAAGGAAGACATGCATGAGTAAGCACTATGTAGGCCAAAAACGTAGCTGTGTGCTGTCTtcctttaaacctcaataaaagctTTACCTTGATAAAACAGTGCTGGGACTTctctatttttcaatatatatatatagatagatagatagatagatagatagatagatagatatatatatagatgatagatagctaaatagatatagatatgccACTCACTTGCTGCTGTACCATAAAAAGTATTGATGTTTACTTGtctatttgttacactatatatatttctattttattaaaatacatttttcatagcaataataatttttttatatgtaacttaaatatgtatacatacatagataaacacGGGTGTCTGCCTAACATTGATTGCTATACAGAGCATAATTTATGTATGGGGGTTACTGCATTGGAGGACTTTTGACCCAGAATTATGTTTTAACATCATTGTTCTACAGGGTCCCAAAGGTAGCTATGTGCAATGGATAcataagggtagatttatcataccctgggcggacatgactccctatagcgaatcatgtctgccctgcatcgctgAATGCaaattctggtgaactgtttgtgcaatgccgccacctgcagattctcagccatttagcctctagcagggggtgtcaatcaatccgatcacatgcgatcgggcagattgatgtccgcagcctcagaggcggcacaCGAgataaggagcatcggtcttaagaccgctgcttcttaactcctgtttacggctagcctgaaggctcgcacggaaacagaggcattggggtcGATACAGGGATTGgtaaaatcggccccatagagtgtaatatattttctttttgatCCTACAGCCTTGATATTGATCAGCACAGATACCCCCATGTCATCGCAGAAGCTAAATGCCAGCATGATGGATGTTTGGATTCTGAGGGTAACGTGGACTTCAGTATGAATTCTATCCCCATCAGACAGGAGATGCTGGTCCTGCGTCGGGAGCTAAGAGAATGCAACTATATCTTTAAATTGGAAAAGAAGATAGTTACTGTTGGCTGCACTTGTGTTAGACCAATTATCCAACACATAATGTAGGgacagtacatactgtatattctcAGAAAAACACATAGGGAATTATAGACatgaaatgtaaacttttttttgcaaacGTTGCTAAAATGAATCAGGTTTTTATGCAGCAATATttgttgcaatatatttatttaaaacaatatttatataatgaaaaagtgtatttttttttaatgtatttttatttatttatatttttgacaGATTCCTATGGAATTCTCTAAAAAAATGTTAatacatgggggtcaatttattaaagtctgccggacatcgctgaatgcggacagcatacgctgtccgtattcatcattgcacaagcagttctagtgaactgcttgtgcaataccaccctcaGATACGCAAAGGATCGGCGGTTTGCTgtatgcagcctcagaggtggcgtatgagttaaggagcagcggtctatagactaaaggctcgcacggaaacaaggtgAATTGGCCCAGTTTGgcctataataaattgaccccatggtgtgtttgttttattaataaattaaagtttattgcaaatatcttaagataaaaaaatattattatcccTAAAACCATCAAATAGCTTTTCTTGCAATATTTACATTTATGGCTGTATGGTAGCCTATTAGAAATATCAGAATGCATTCTCATGAGAAAGATACCATTGATTGACAgttcccctttaaagggacgttcaaccctaaataaatgcaagatatagagggctagattacaagtggagtgctaatttattgcgtgtcCGCAAACGTGCgctcaataaataaccagcaattacaagtggctggttattgctacagcaagctcgcagtagcaattagcgatcAGTTCTCtgcttaattttctaaaagtgccctaaatgccctaaaaaaaaagggtattatCGTTTGTAGCATTTCGTTAAATAAAAAAAGCATTGtggtctatgtgaactgtgtgttccctgtaaatatatatgtatgtgcttatatacatatctatttatatgtgtatatgtgtatgtattcatatactttacatatatatttatttattgcttcccAATGCTGCATGATTCGCCACCCTGAGCTAGGTGGTTTGCTATGTCTATCGGGACCAGAACAAATCTCCCATTGaaacctatggaagcgcgctctcatgagcacaaggcTTCCGGACAATGCAAACACGTGGTTGTGTTTGCATTgcgccagacttgtaataccagcgcacatttttgTGTGCTGGTATTTCTGAGTGGAGTGTAAATATTGTGCTCACAttagcgcaatattgcgctccactcgtaatctaacccaatGTAGGGAAAGTATATATTGTATATTCTCAGAAAAACACAGAGGAAATTATAGACAAAATGTAAACTTTTCTTTTGAAAAAGTTGTTAAAATGAATCAGGTTTTTATGCAGCAATATttgttgcaatatatttatttaaaacaatatttatataaaaagtgtagtatgttttaatgtatttttatgtatttatatttttaacagaGTCCTATGGAATTcagtaaaaaatgtttatacatgctgtgtttgttttattaataaataacgcTTATTGTAAATATCTTATGAAGGTAAAAAAACATTGATGGAacaatgaatttaaaagtgtatccAGACATTTTACAGGAGAATGTCAGGACCATAGTCCATAACCTCAAGCTAAAGAGAGATTGGGTGATACAACAAGACAATGATCCAAAGGACACAAGTAAATAAACTGAAGAATGTCTGAAAAAGAAGAAGATTCATGTTTTGGGATGACCATGTCAGAGTCCTGAACTTAACCCTATGGCGATGCTGTAGCGTGTCCTGAAGAAGGCTTTGCCATCAAGACAATCCAGAAATATTGATGAACTGAAACTGATTTGTACGAAGTAATGGTCCAAAATTCATCCTCAATATTGTGCAATTCAACCTCCACCAAAATTTTTCTGTAGTTGCTACAAAAGGATATTCTACTAAATCAAGGGTTCATTTACTTTTCAGGCCTGCACTTTGAATGGTTactcaatgtttttttaataaaaaatagaaatgtacaactgtttgtgtgttattagtttagtcagattgtgttttTGTGACTTAGATAAAGATCAGaccacattttgggctagattacgtgtggcacgcaaacgaaaaggggtttattgcagctctttgagCGGATCGGCAGTAATTTAGTAAACTCGATTGACTaagagttgc
This genomic stretch from Bombina bombina isolate aBomBom1 chromosome 4, aBomBom1.pri, whole genome shotgun sequence harbors:
- the LOC128656922 gene encoding interleukin-17A-like, giving the protein MSLLTMFHIPLLLVMLGASITVSVYGVDLHHLNKGCPPRSMAFPPVVRVSLNISGQVQNVANDIRKRSTSPWDYSLDIDQHRYPHVIAEAKCQHDGCLDSEGNVDFSMNSIPIRQEMLVLRRELRECNYIFKLEKKIVTVGCTCVRPIIQHIM